One genomic window of Candoia aspera isolate rCanAsp1 chromosome 12, rCanAsp1.hap2, whole genome shotgun sequence includes the following:
- the GJB1 gene encoding gap junction beta-1 protein, whose amino-acid sequence MKWEGFYALVIGVNRHSTSIGRIWLSVVFIFRIMVLVVAAESVWGDEQSSFTCNTQQPGCKNVCYDYYFPISHIRLWALQLILVTTPALLVAMHVAYQQHQEKKLLVMTGHGDTKHLEEVKKHKMRISGSLWWTYVCSVLFRIIFEGTFMYIFYMVYPGYQMIRLVKCDVYPCPNTVDCFISRPTEKTIFTVFMLTTSGICIVLNVAEMVLLIVRACARRISQSRNPSSGKGSFLGHKLSSEYKQNEINQLLTEQDSSLKDILRRNSGLQEKSDRCSAC is encoded by the coding sequence ATGAAGTGGGAAGGCTTCTATGCCCTAGTCATTGGCGTAAACCGCCACTCCACGTCCATTGGCCGCATCTGGCTCTCCGTGGTGTTTATTTTCCGCATCATGGTGCTTGTGGTAGCCGCTGAAAGCGTCTGGGGCGATGAGCAGTCCTCTTTCACCTGCAACACGCAGCAGCCCGGCTGCAAGAACGTCTGTTACGATTACTATTTCCCCATCTCTCACATCCGACTGTGGGCGCTGCAGCTTATCCTGGTGACCACACCAGCCCTGCTTGTGGCCATGCACGTGGCGTATCAGCAGCACCAAGAAAAGAAGCTCTTGGTAATGACAGGCCATGGTGACACCAAGCATCTGGAAGAAGTCAAGAAGCACAAGATGCGCATTTCAGGCTCACTGTGGTGGACCTACGTCTGCAGCGTCCTCTTCCGCATCATCTTTGAAGGCACCTTCATGTACATCTTCTACATGGTCTACCCCGGGTACCAGATGATCCGCCTGGTCAAGTGTGACGTCTATCCCTGCCCCAATACCGTCGACTGCTTTATCTCCCGGCCCACCGAGAAAACCATTTTCACCGTCTTCATGCTGACCACCTCCGGCATTTGTATTGTCCTCAACGTGGCTGAAATGGTCCTCCTCATAGTGCGAGCCTGCGCCCGGCGCATCAGCCAAAGCCGCAACCCCTCCTCGGGAAAGGGCTCCTTCCTGGGGCACAAGCTGTCTTCAGAGTACAAGCAGAACGAAATCAACCAGCTGCTGACAGAGCAGGACAGCTCCCTCAAGGACATTCTTCGGCGGAACTCAGGGCTGCAGGAGAAGAGCGACCGCTGCTCGGCCTGCTAA